In Montipora foliosa isolate CH-2021 chromosome 9, ASM3666993v2, whole genome shotgun sequence, the DNA window CAATTTTGCGgcaaaaaaaatcaccaaaatcaTTGGCGAGAGTTTCACTGTCATTATGAGGTGGCAGTGGACATTCTTGCTTCTTATTGCACAACGAGGTGACAACCTGAAACAGTTTACGGGAATCCCCAGCACATTGATTGATTTGTTCAGTGTAGTAAAGATGTTTACAGTCGTGCAGTAGCTTTGTGTACTTGTTGCAAATTTCACGATAGGCATCTTTGTCAGATTTCCGTTGGCTTCGCAACATTTTCTTCTCTAACTTTCTTCGCTTTGCTTTCAAGGCTTTAAGCTCAGGGTTAAACCACGGGACCATAGGCCTTACAGTTACCGTTTTATGCAATAGAGGAGCATTTCTTTCTAGAATATCTGTAAGTACCTTGTCGTAGGTCTTGACCAGATTTAACAGGTCAGTTGGAGGATTGTGGTGTAACTTAGAGTCAAGGATGTTGTTCTTGAAAGTCTCAATATCGATCTTCTTGTATTGACGAAAACAGATTTCTTTTATAGAAAGTTCAGGGCGAGGAAAAGCCATAGCAGTTTCAATAAAGCAATGATCAGAGATGAAGAACGTTGTACGTGGAGTTTGTAGGAGCAAATCATAACATGATCGAGTCACAACAAGGTCTAAGATATGACCAGATGAATGCGTAGGTGTAGTAACATGTTGTATGAGACCAAAAGTTTCCAGTAAATCCGAGAATTTATCAGCGTCAGAGTCAGTATGGCTGTCGAGATGAAAATTGAAATCACCAGAGATAAGCAAAACTTCAGAACACATAACAATATTTTCCAGATAGACAGAAAATTCCTCAAAGAAGACATTAGCAGACACTGGGTGTGCCTCAGAGTAAGGTGGTCGGTAGATGCCAATGAGTTTCAGTGGTCTACTTAAGTTCATAATGTTCCATTCACAATATTCAAAGGATCGTTTTTCTCCAGAGTCAGTTCGAGAAGTCTGAAGATTATCTCTGTGCATTAATCCAATACCGCCTCCAATGCGCTGCGAAGGTCGAGGACAATTATGAAACAAATATCCTGGTGGTGATAGTGAAGAAATACTAACAGAATCTTCATCTTTAAGCCATGTCTCAGTAAGCACACAAAGGTCAATTTTGTTACCCATCACATGATCAATAATAAGATCAGTCTTATTTCTTGCAGATCGTACGTTTGCGACTGCAAAGCATAGTTGTTTTGCAGTTGGAAGTAATTGCTGGCATTTCTTCACGTATGATAAGTTATTCAGTACAGTGTTCACCGTAGCGTTATTTGATGTATTGTTCCCATTGTTGATGTTGTTCTGCTCCACCGGAAAAATTTGCATGTAAGAATCGAAGAAACACTTtgaagaataataattatcaaaatatgaTTTAGTAGAATAGCCAGTGGAAAACGAACAATATCTGCCGTAGCCCAGAACAGTAGTTATTCGTCGTTGCTTATTTCGGCCAGCTCTACAGCCACGTTGAGAAACAGATTTTGCTATTCCAGCGAGTTTTAAGCTCTTCCACGTTGAGTAATCCAAACGTAACTTCGCAGGAAGTGTAGAAATAATGTTCCATAATTCAAAACTTGAGTAAGTAAGCTTCATATTGACCAGTGTTGATCCCAAACTAAGCAAAAATACGTCTAAGCAGACTAAAAAGTCGAAAATTTTCAAGAGCAATCAAAGTTCGTGACGCAGCCACTGAAGCGCGACAGCAACTAAGTAATGTTTTAAACTCTATTCAGACACGTTCCTTTGGAGCGCATTATACAacgagttttgactgtttgtttttagcgaaaatactaagaagatttatacccgtacgattaatcgtactctttgttagcagtataggttgctcagttattcttattgctgttacctgggcctttttgctgatggaaaaatgccaaaactgctaccgtgttgttgacatGTCTTGACACGAcgatatttttgcaaaacctcatactaaaatgacgacagtaacacgtttttcccgccaaaatgacactggtttgcgcgcgctcaatgtttttctacgagaaaatttggtactcgtagtcgttctcgtcctagaatctgtAGGTCCCGATTGTCAACCAGGCACAAACTTCACAAAACTtacttaataatatacatgaaaaaattacttgattgtgattggctGACGGCAGTGCAGTTTAAGTGTAGCACATTGCAAAACGTGCgatacaccagtgcaaaaagtgaaataccagtgcaaattacacatcaaaattctggattgTGATTgactaataaacaatagggtttggttagaagcaatcaaatcttttgttttcaaatgaagCGTGCGCCTCCAgaatggcgcaatttttccctgattgcatgatacgcatgcatttcttctgcttcaccatctcgaattttttcctTTATATTTATTAATAAGCAAAAACATGATTgttcttgtgcaatttggaataaataagcacttgcaCATTTtatcaaagactacaaattgcactcaccctacggGCTCATGCAATTTGggtcgtgcttatttattccaaattgcactctaaatcatgtgattacctatactaattgtACCATTTGGTGAAAACTAGATAGCAAAACAAATGTACCTTGGaagagaacgcatgttttatgagtcaaatgagtcatgagtcaatgagactcacagtcaatatagcaataatttgttgattaagcctaagccttcgtttcagtgattaggcctaagcactctctgaattttagctttcattttatggtttaattaactgcactaactcgttgactcctTGACTAATGTtgactcgttgactcattgactcataaatacttgacgcTCACCTTGGAAACAAGGTTGGGGATAGggaagggaaaaaagaaaaagaaagtactCCATTAGGGCAAGGAACTTAGATCAAACCTACAACCAAACACTCCGAACAAAcgcacaatttcaatgaaatgttgaGGGTGTAAACTGCTGGTTACGAGTCATTGTTTTGGCATTGCTGAAACAACCCCAAACCTTTGTTAATGCTAGCATTAGGCCTGAACACAATTCTTTAGATGATGTTTAAGCATAAGGTTAGCATTAAATTTTTCtcaaggtttgggttgtttcagttgtggtgaaacaatgacctgcaaccccaTGTACTAAAACTGTTACAACTTTGACTTGCCTCATCTGTATTGTTCATCGGAAAACTAAATGGCTGATTTTGAAGTTTTGGTTTTAACAGATATGGGATACTGCTGGACAAGAGAGGTTCCGCAGTATAACTCATGCTTACTACAGAGATTCACAAGGTAATCACAACATGTTAGAAATGTTTAACACGTGGATGTTTCACTGGGTTGTAATTTTCAGACTCGCTGGATCAAGAATAAAGCAAACTGTAacagtaataaaaaaaagagaaaacagttttTACTAGAAACACATacacttttctgtttttattttgaaactcaagcttacatgtagcttcacagataattattttgtaaagaAGATGgaattttttgcaattgtaTCCTGTTTAAttacttacatgaagtaataattattcttaTCTTTGTGGGCATTGTTTTCCAGCACTTTTACTTCTTTATGATGTGACAAATGAAACTTCCTTTGAGAATATCAGGGTAAGAATGgaatttttgtttgtctttctttctaaaaaatatgaaatttttAGTGAAGAGGAATGTATTGTGTACTGTCTCATTCAGACTTAAGTGGGTTTGGGGAATCTGTACATAAATCAAATCatacattggtttttgaggatagAGGAAAACAGATTAACCAGAGAAAAACATCTCAGAGCAGCGTGGAGAACCAACCAAACTCAAATCACACTTGACATAAGTCACATGTGACATAAATCCAGGCCACATTGGGCAGGTACAAAAACACAGGTcataggtcattgttttaccaatacataaacaaccctaaccgtttACAAATGCCGACATTATAGGCTAATTTAGCTTTAACAAATGTTTAGGATACCTTCTGTATTGGCAAAATTGTGACCTGTTTTTGTACCTGTagtgccacattggtgggaggtgagtgctctcaccactacaccCTCCCTCCAAGGGAAAAAAATCGCTTTTCTTAAGTATTTTTTGCGATCCGAGTGTAAAAcggtaaatacatgtattagCCTTTCTTATCCTATAATTGAACACCCAGTGTTGTGGTGCAGACTCACAAGGCCATGGGATGGCTATTAGAAACGCAAATTGTCTTTGGATAAACACCGCTTCAGTAACATACACAATGCTATACAACATGGCagatctctctctctctctctctctctctttctctctctctctttctctctctctctctctctctctctctagatACCCATAACTCAGCGCATTACATAAGTCCGCATAGCATACTTGTAGGACACTACAGTATCGGTCAGAAAAAACCAATTTAGTAAGATTAGTTATATCTTTTACCAATTGAATCACTTATATTGTTCACTTTAAAAGCATGTTAAGGCAGTCAATTATGTtgcgcagggatggcgcagtggtgagagcactcgtctcccaccaatgtggcctgggttcgattcccagactcggtgtcatatgtgggttgagtttgttggttctctactctgcaccaagaggttttctccgggtattccggtttcccctcttctcaaaaaccaacatttgacttgaattgtgttaaattaaattgttaatttcaatttacagtgtccccaattagtgatTCAGCGCTAGAATGgctagacacttaaaaaaaaagttccttGTGTTCTGCTCTGATACAGGCCTGGCTGTCTGAGATTTATGAGTATGCGTCATCAGATGTAATAATCATGCTTTTAGGAAACAAGGTGTGTAGTTTACAGTATAATCAACATTTTACTTTTAAATCCTTAAGCATGTAGCCATCCCTTTGCCATGGTCTCTCTTCCAATCAGACTGAAttagatcttaaagtccttGTGTCTTTAACAATATCTACTTTGAGATAGCTTGGCATGTAGGGCTATGTATTGCTTTATGTGCTGTCTTTAGGAGAAGCCATTGAAACTGTTCCTTAATTGGTAACCATGTGAGTTTCATAATGTCCTCTAATCCTTTGAGCCCCAACCATTTCAATTCGGCTTAGTAGGGGTCATCCACTAGAACGATTAAcctttgctatttggatgatcccaactAACTGCCTATTTTGTTGCTACACCTTAGCTGTACTCTGTTTTGTTGCCTACGTAAATTTAACCTATATAAAATGTGAAACGAAGGAGTTCAGGtgtgaaaaatttattgaaaaatctCTCCTAATTTTGCCTTCCAATTTGATACATTTTTCCCTATGTACAAACCCTTGTAATTTCGCTATTATGCAAATTAACAGTCATGTTGATATGATGCATCTGTGCAAATACACCTATTTACACAGTATGTCCATGCCGTTTTTGGTATATagaattttccttatttttttatcttgttctAAGGTGGCACTTGatactttaagaaatgttagcAGTGAAAAAACATATTATTaggaaaataatgtttttatgGGTTTAgattttacaattaatttttatcctTACACTGTAGATGTGGTGCATTTTTGGGGTGGACCCCTATAAGCATTGTTTCGTATGTAGTGCTCCAACAGAGTTGACATTGAACCAAGTAAAAACAGTAACAATGTGGGCGAAGGCCTTAAACTTCATGATAACAACAGTTTACTAGTGTTCctcaaggtaaaaaaaagtaaCCTTGCATGGCATTTGGTTGAAAATTTTGTCTCTCTTTCCAGGCTGATTTGACAAAGGAGAGAGTAGTTACCAGAGAACAAGGCGAACAACTCGCTAAGGTTTGAGAAAATGacgtttgttttattttaactggGGGTCAAGTTTGTTCCATGCATAACATTAATAAGCAACGTTAaactttgttgtttttgaagaatGTCAAATTATTGTTACCTTCGTTGAATTAAAGTTAGATGTGATATTTAAGGGAAAAGGGGAGCAAATGGCACAGGGACaagtaaaaaattattattattattattattattattattattattattattattattattaacactaAAACAAGAGAAATTTGACCAAGGTTTTCCCTTCTTTTGTTTgactcctttttttttaactaaaaagAGCCACACTCACTTTGAATGGTTCTGAAGCTTGGTTTTTGATGTTCAGTTTAGGGAATCACATCGAAACTCCTTGTAGAGGCTTGGGAACTAGTGTTTCATTGTGAGGCGTTCTGGGACAGAAAGTGGGTAGGAAACCTTAGGGACCTTAGGGACTCCAAAAGGAAAATATTGAGGGAAAAACCCTAATTTGACATTTTAATTCAGGAAAAAGTGCACATTTTACTCTGAAAAATTACACTCACTTTAAAGACTGTTATATCGACGATCAGATTGTAGCTTGAGAATCACTTTTCAGTTCTCAGCACAAGCTTCAAGAAAAAGGTTTGATCTCCAAACCTAATGTACATGGTCATGCAAAGTGAGAACCTTACTCTTACTCACACACCCAGTCAAATCTTAAGTCCCCCTACAAAACCAATAGGCCATAAAATGGTCGAAAGGAGACTATTTTTTTCGTGAGGAGGAGGGTGGGGGTAAGATGGGCTGAGTTGGTTTTGAGGTCTGTTCATGATCAAGGCTTGATAACATAGTTAAATTACCGGCATGCAacaaatttttttgttcatgaaaagtgtcattattaatttttatcattAGACTCACAATGTAGCTTTTATGGAAACCAGTGCAAGAACAGGACTGAATGTTGATTTAGCATTTATGGCTGTTGCAAGGTTTGTCAAATTTGTTTCTGGCAGTCATCTTCCTTTACTTAATGGTAATGGtgatgaatttatatagcgcattttatattgacatattcaaatgcgctttacaagcaagtgatctatgggtgagatcggacatcagcatagaCAGGCGCCACTTGCAGCTGCTATCAGCCCATGAGCGATCCCATCCAGCACAtaccctactctttacgaatagtaaAGGGCCTATGGTTtgcagtccttatccgagaagacttgaaagtctaaacatttgcagatgccattacaaaggcagcactttcccctcactcattttaagaccctgagtgtttggtctggccggagtcgaactcacgtcCTCCCGGATGGCAGCCTGATGCTCAACGAACTGAGCCACCGCTGCTTGTGGCTACTCCCCtacattaacccattcacccctgaaAGGGAAGGAGGTCATACTCTCAAAAGGAAAAGGGCCCAGCCTGGTTTGATAATGAGTGAAGTACAAGCCATCCAAAAGTGACAATTTATTGTGTGGGAAAAGCACTGATACCATTcacagggttttcgtttgaggcctgAGGCCGGACATTTCGTCAGGTTGTTTACGATTTCATGTCTGGTACTTTGACGCTATGAGTTGGTAAATATGTTGGccactttttttccttttttaaacttttggaCGTGGATATCTCAGGAAGCCTTGAGCTGAAGAACCACCACACAATTATGCGCAACAAATCCGCCAAACTATCAAGAAGTCAGTCAGTCGCCTTATTTTGTTACTTAACAGATTAATCTATCTGTTGGCATTTCACTTCAAGAtaagtttagttttctttttttgtaaacaCCATTTCTGTATAGTAAGGCAATCGGACAGCCTTACAAATTATAGAAAATAATGTCCGGTACTTTGGAAAGCTATTAAAAACCCTGCATTCATTCTTTTtgtaaatgtcagttgtgcaaAGGTTACTACATGTTAGTATATCAGCCTcaatttttcagagatagcatCTTATGTAAGCACACTTCAATATTCAGTGCTTCACTTTCTTGAAGGGGTTGATGGAAATGATGAGCTTATACTTACAAGGGAAACTTTGTAGGTAGACATCTGGAAGTTCATTTTTAGGATGTCATTATTGTAAgctaataattaatttttatggccAATGTAGTTCAATCTGTGGCGTTGATGCTTTGTGATCTGGAATAAGTTTTTCAGtcactacatgtatgttgttATACTGCATCAAAGAGTTGTTCGGTGTGAATCTAAGTAATATAATCAGGGTTAATTTGGAACACTTGAGAAGTACAGCGAAAATGTACATGTCAGCATCTGCCACAATTTTCATCTACTTTCATAGTTTTGGAACTATTTCCAGTTGCAATTTGAAAGCAAAGGAAGAACAGATGAGGATCTTTTATGGTTCATTTTGTTACAGTTTTCTTATTTTGGAAATTTCTTTTACAACCCTGAAACAACCTGGTTGAGGCCACAACTCGACCCTGGATCATTCAATGGTTGATGATCATTCTGTCAGCTCCTTGTCACTACCGTATGCCTCTAAtctcaaattttaaattttttttcatttcagggATATAAAGCACAGGAACCTCAGAAAGTCAGCAGAGCCTAAATTTAATATTGAAAAATATGTTGAGTCACAAAGAGAAAAGCCAGGCTGCTGTTCCTGACCTccaagcaaacaaaatgataCTATGAAATGTGCATGTAACAAGAATGTTAACAGTCATGAATGTTTAAATCTTAAAGCAATAACCCAGCAACAATCATACACAAATCACAAATATTGGAATGTATGCCTTTTAATTATGTAAACTTTGGTCATAATTTGTGTTGTCACTTAGTTGAGATATGATGTCCAGGATTTGATCATTAATTTGCTGATGTAAATCTCATGTTTGACATTGTGAAGTGCTCTTGTCCAACAAATGTCAGCTAAAAATGCAGTTTCTAATCTGAAGAGGTATGTGAGttaccaaaatagaaaacaaagaaTGGAAATGTCCAGTCCATTTTAGTTGAAGATTGTTAAACTGTTTTGTAAGTGCATGTCTTCTGCTTTTCAGTAAGGAAACCATTTTGACGGGACATTGAATTTTAAACAGTTTAGCGTAATTTATGGACACCCTAAAATTTAACATGGCTTATCTTTGAATCAAACTGTGTTGTATAAATTAATTTTCCTGGTTGTCAATTTTCAGCAACTCAGAGATAAGTCTTGATAAAAATGCAGAACACTTTAAAGGCAAAGAGGAACAGTAATGAGCACAGATGCAGGCCACTTTGAAACTTATTTATAGAGTTTTGTACAAAACTCTACTAAAGCTGTACAATTAATGTGATATAGGCATTTAAGTCTTAACAATCATGTCAAGAAGAAAAGGACTGAACTACATAGGGGTGGACCGTGGCTTGTATCCACCACAGTCAGGTGGGACAGTTTATGACGAATACATAACACTGTGTCATACTGGCCAAGCGAAGATGCTTCATGAATATTTGATGTCACCCTCGACTGTCATTGATAACTAACCATTCGCAAACAAGTTGTTAGGTTTAAATAGCGCAGATTTGAACTCGTCACTACAAACAATATACTCAGAGTGCACGGAATGAGCAGTTGTCTCCTTGTTTGGCCCTTACGTTGTTCATGAAGTTCCCCACCTGACTGTGGCAGATCTATTTTTGGTCACATTACGTAGGGCGCAGCCCAAGGAGATCTGCCCGAAAACATGTGTCCAATGTTGATGGGCATAATTGAGAATGGCTATTAGATCTAAATACGAATTTGTATAAATCACAATTTGGTGGCAAAATTcgaaataaattataaataccTGGTATTTATTGATAGAGGAAGGCTAAAATTCaggctgttttttgttttcagtgcTAGATTAGGCCAGCAGAGCCATTTAAATTGAACTTTGTTATTATAGTGTTTGGCAACAGTAATCGATTTCCTTGGTTTGCTAGCAACAGACAAAGGAAAGcctaaaattaatatttgtatGGTCATTGTATGgtatttttgaagtttttggTAGTGTAGGTTTGAAAAATCGTTAAATTAAGAGAACATAATTTTGTGGCACTTTGTAAATCTTGTGAGTAGTGGAAATTTGATGATTTCCACTATAAAACTTCGACCGAGTTGATATTCTGAACTATTTATGTCGTTAAGAAAATTACAGAGATACGAGGACGTTTTTAGTCAAATGTCATCAGCATTTTTGTAAGAATAGATAGAATACTGCAGTGTTTAGCCTAAATTTCCGAATTTCTACATCTGGCAGGTCCTCATTTTGGTGAACTCCAAAATAAAGTTCAGATGCTTGCAGTCACTTATGACTTCAAACGTCGT includes these proteins:
- the LOC137969627 gene encoding ras-related protein Rab-37-like; this translates as MLLGNKADLTKERVVTREQGEQLAKTHNVAFMETSARTGLNVDLAFMAVARDIKHRNLRKSAEPKFNIEKYVESQREKPGCCS